From a single Calothrix sp. NIES-2098 genomic region:
- a CDS encoding multi-sensor signal transduction multi-kinase, giving the protein MATVNSNPIVPGYQINSQLYAGSRTKVYRAIRESHQLPVVLKLLTAEYPSFNELVQFRHQYTIAKNLNIPGIIHPLSLESYGNSYILVMPDTGEISLREYIKNQNITLVDFLSIAIQLIAIIQDLHEHRVIHKDIKPANILINSQTKQVQIIDFSIASLLPKETPEIQSPNVLEGTLAYISPEQTGRMNRGIDYRSDYYSLGVTLYEILTKELPFQSNDPMELVHCHLAKMPTAIGNSQEIPQVIADIVMKLMAKNAEDRYQSALGLKHDLELCLHQLKNTGEISDFEIAQRDVCDRFLIPEKLYGREAEVNTLLQAFERVANGTSEMMLVAGFSGIGKTAVVNEVHKPITRQHGYFIKGKFDQFNRNIPLSAFVQALRDLMGQLLSESDGQLAQWRNQILQVVRENAQVLIEVIPELERVIGKQPPAPELSGTAAQNRFNLLFQKFIAIFTTKEHPLVMFLDDLQWADLASLQLIKLLMEDKNYLLLLGAYRDNEVSPAHPFMLTVEELKKAGKTVNAITLAPLSLKDANQLVADTLHCTTEQTLPITELINRKTKGNPFFTTQFLKTLHEDGQITFNRQQGYWECDLAQVNALSVTNDVVEFMATQLQKLPHKTQNILKLAACIGNSFDLKTLAVVSQQSPQAVADALWEVLQEGLILPQSQVYKFYLSDGQQVNNNEIENVAYRFLHDRVQQAAYSLIPEDQKQVTHLAIGQLLHANIPETQLESNIFEIVNHLNISIDLITQPEKKLELAELNLMAGRKAKSAIAYNAAVKYCTQAIDLLPTDTWAEQYELTLNLHYERLEATYLNTDFDQLGVWGDIILESATSLLDTIKVHETRMMAFRSQGRFAEAVETGLQVLKLLGVEFPAQPTIADIDAAAQQTRQLWQGRTPSSLLDLPAMSDPHQLAAMQIFSNLVSSAHIAAPLFLPLLIFKQVEMSIQFGNSPITIFSYADYGLVLCGVMGDLDAGYEFGQLSLKLLEKLQVNAFKSRAYFIINTFIRHWKEPLHHTFPSLLEGYQNGLESGDWVFMALNLVIYSQHGYWSGRELTDLAQEMEVYRQVISQVKQEANLKYQECYQQTILNLLGQAKVPYCLEGKVFNATEVLPSLQATGNRTGLFYLHLNQAVLCYLFGEYKLASQQVALAEQYSDAVVAYFVVVIRVFYDALIHLARYTDADTQEQSAILERINAHQEKLQTWANHAPFNHLHRWQLVAAERYRVLGEFAAAMEHYDLAIAGAKTHGYLQEEALSNELAAKFYLTWSKQKVAAGYMQEAYYCYARWGAKAKTEELENRYPDLLYPILQQGVQTLNVLETLSSSVSPQISIHTSRNRSRSSGNSINVTLDFAAILKASQAISGTIQLDELLHKLTQIILQYSGGDRCALILPNSRGEWFLRAIAVAENTEIFSEALEGNANLPVKLIQYVKNTQEIVVIDELKTDLPVIDEYLRQRQPKSLLCLPILNQGQVIGILYLKNHVTSGVFTSDRILILSFLCTQAAISLQNAQLYQQSQIALQELQKSQQLLRNIIDTVPQVVFWKDRNSTYLGCNQKFAIMAGLPSPEAIVGKNDYDLPWSKAESDSYREYDRQIMESKQPQLHILETLQQTDGTTLWVDTSKIPLCDEAGEVYGILGSFEDISDRKRAEETILQKSQELEKALVELQNAQLQMVQSEKMSALGNLVAGIAHEMNNPLGFIAASLKQTKPTLADLTEHLKLYQQALPNPGDEILDHAEDIDLDYSLEDLPKMLDAMVMAADRLKNISTSLRTFSRADKDHKVPFNINEGIDSTILILKHRLKANEKRPEITVLTEYDKLQPIECFPGQLNQVFMNILANAIDALDESSIGRSFEDMKLNPHKIIVKTSVDECNLKISIADNGNGISEEVKARIFDHLFTTKGVGKGTGLGLAIARQIVEEIHGGKIAVNSVLGEGTEFIIHIPYS; this is encoded by the coding sequence ATGGCGACTGTGAACTCTAACCCAATCGTTCCGGGCTATCAAATTAACTCTCAATTGTACGCTGGCTCTAGAACCAAAGTATATCGAGCTATCCGCGAATCACACCAACTTCCAGTTGTCCTCAAACTTCTCACCGCAGAATATCCCAGCTTCAACGAATTAGTACAATTTCGCCATCAGTACACAATCGCTAAAAATCTCAACATTCCCGGAATTATTCATCCCTTATCCCTAGAATCTTATGGCAATAGCTATATTTTGGTCATGCCAGATACTGGAGAAATTTCTTTACGAGAATACATTAAAAACCAGAATATCACTCTAGTAGATTTTTTAAGTATTGCTATTCAATTAATCGCTATTATTCAAGATTTACACGAACATCGCGTTATTCATAAAGATATCAAACCCGCAAATATTCTGATTAACAGCCAAACAAAACAAGTTCAAATTATTGACTTTAGTATTGCATCATTACTACCCAAAGAAACCCCAGAAATTCAAAGTCCAAATGTCTTAGAAGGTACTCTGGCTTATATTTCCCCAGAACAAACAGGTAGAATGAACCGCGGTATCGACTACCGCAGCGATTATTATTCTCTGGGTGTGACATTGTATGAAATATTAACCAAAGAGTTGCCATTTCAAAGTAACGATCCAATGGAGTTGGTGCATTGTCATCTAGCGAAAATGCCAACAGCAATTGGGAACAGTCAAGAAATTCCCCAGGTGATTGCAGATATTGTCATGAAATTGATGGCGAAAAACGCCGAAGATAGATATCAAAGCGCCTTGGGATTAAAGCACGATCTCGAACTTTGTTTACATCAACTCAAAAATACCGGAGAAATTAGCGATTTTGAAATTGCTCAGAGGGATGTGTGCGATCGCTTTCTCATCCCTGAAAAATTATATGGCAGAGAAGCAGAAGTCAACACATTATTGCAAGCATTTGAGCGCGTCGCCAATGGCACATCAGAAATGATGTTGGTGGCGGGATTTTCTGGGATTGGTAAAACTGCTGTGGTGAACGAAGTCCACAAGCCTATTACTCGTCAGCATGGTTATTTTATCAAAGGGAAATTTGACCAATTCAACCGTAACATTCCCTTATCCGCCTTTGTACAAGCTTTACGCGATTTGATGGGGCAATTGTTATCAGAATCGGATGGACAATTGGCACAGTGGCGCAATCAAATTCTGCAAGTGGTGAGAGAAAATGCACAAGTTCTCATTGAAGTCATCCCAGAACTAGAACGGGTAATTGGCAAACAACCGCCCGCGCCAGAACTTTCAGGAACGGCGGCGCAGAATCGGTTTAATTTGTTGTTTCAAAAGTTTATTGCGATTTTCACCACAAAAGAACATCCACTAGTGATGTTTTTGGATGACTTGCAGTGGGCAGATTTGGCTTCTTTACAGTTAATTAAACTGCTGATGGAAGATAAAAATTATCTGCTATTGTTGGGAGCTTATCGAGATAACGAAGTGTCGCCCGCGCACCCCTTTATGTTGACGGTGGAGGAATTAAAGAAAGCAGGTAAGACCGTCAATGCTATTACTCTTGCACCTCTTTCTTTAAAAGATGCCAATCAATTGGTGGCTGATACTTTACATTGTACAACAGAGCAAACGCTTCCCATCACAGAATTAATCAATCGCAAAACCAAAGGCAATCCTTTTTTCACTACTCAGTTTCTTAAGACGTTACATGAAGATGGGCAGATTACCTTTAATCGCCAGCAAGGTTATTGGGAATGTGATTTGGCGCAAGTAAATGCGTTATCTGTGACTAATGATGTAGTGGAATTTATGGCTACTCAGTTACAGAAATTGCCCCACAAAACGCAAAATATATTAAAGTTAGCTGCTTGTATTGGTAACTCTTTTGATTTAAAAACTTTAGCAGTTGTTTCACAACAGTCGCCCCAGGCAGTCGCAGATGCTTTGTGGGAGGTTTTGCAGGAAGGATTAATCTTGCCACAAAGTCAAGTTTATAAGTTTTATCTCAGCGATGGGCAACAAGTTAATAATAACGAGATTGAAAATGTAGCTTATCGCTTTCTACACGATCGCGTCCAACAAGCAGCTTACTCTTTAATTCCCGAAGACCAAAAACAAGTCACTCATCTGGCGATCGGTCAATTATTGCACGCTAATATACCAGAAACTCAACTAGAATCAAATATCTTTGAAATTGTCAATCACCTGAATATCAGCATTGATTTAATAACTCAGCCTGAGAAAAAACTGGAGTTAGCCGAACTAAATTTAATGGCGGGGCGTAAAGCCAAAAGTGCGATCGCCTATAATGCTGCTGTCAAATATTGCACTCAAGCTATTGACTTACTGCCCACTGACACCTGGGCAGAACAATACGAATTAACCCTGAATCTACATTATGAGCGTTTAGAAGCGACTTACCTCAATACAGACTTTGACCAGTTAGGTGTTTGGGGTGACATTATATTGGAATCTGCAACTTCTTTGCTAGATACCATCAAAGTTCATGAAACCCGGATGATGGCATTCCGATCTCAAGGCAGGTTTGCCGAGGCAGTTGAGACTGGGTTGCAAGTATTGAAATTACTCGGTGTGGAATTTCCCGCACAGCCGACGATAGCAGATATTGACGCAGCAGCCCAACAGACAAGGCAACTATGGCAAGGGCGCACACCCTCAAGTTTGTTAGATTTGCCCGCCATGAGCGATCCTCATCAACTGGCAGCCATGCAAATCTTCAGCAATCTTGTATCTTCAGCCCACATTGCCGCACCACTATTTTTACCGCTACTCATCTTTAAGCAAGTTGAGATGTCCATCCAGTTTGGGAATTCACCTATCACCATTTTTTCCTATGCCGACTACGGATTGGTACTCTGTGGTGTTATGGGAGATCTTGATGCTGGGTATGAATTTGGACAACTTTCACTAAAGTTACTAGAAAAACTGCAAGTTAACGCCTTTAAAAGCCGAGCTTATTTTATTATCAACACTTTCATTCGCCACTGGAAAGAACCTTTGCATCACACCTTTCCATCTCTGCTAGAAGGTTATCAAAATGGACTCGAAAGCGGAGATTGGGTATTCATGGCGTTGAACCTAGTGATCTATAGTCAGCATGGTTATTGGAGTGGCCGAGAATTAACTGATTTAGCACAGGAGATGGAAGTTTATCGACAAGTCATCAGCCAGGTCAAGCAAGAAGCAAATCTTAAATATCAAGAGTGTTACCAGCAAACAATTCTCAACTTATTAGGACAAGCTAAAGTTCCCTATTGTTTAGAAGGCAAAGTCTTCAATGCCACCGAAGTCTTACCCAGTTTACAAGCTACTGGCAATCGCACGGGGTTATTCTATCTTCACCTCAATCAAGCCGTTCTCTGTTATTTGTTTGGCGAATATAAACTAGCCTCGCAACAAGTAGCCTTAGCAGAACAGTACAGTGATGCTGTCGTTGCCTATTTCGTTGTAGTTATTCGGGTGTTTTACGATGCTTTAATTCATCTGGCACGCTACACCGATGCTGACACTCAAGAGCAATCTGCTATTTTAGAGCGCATCAATGCCCATCAAGAAAAACTCCAAACTTGGGCAAATCATGCACCATTCAATCATCTACATCGTTGGCAACTAGTGGCAGCAGAACGCTATCGAGTGCTTGGTGAATTTGCGGCAGCGATGGAACATTACGATCTTGCGATCGCTGGAGCCAAAACGCATGGTTATCTGCAAGAAGAAGCACTTAGCAACGAACTGGCAGCTAAATTCTACCTTACTTGGAGCAAACAGAAAGTCGCCGCAGGTTATATGCAGGAGGCATACTACTGTTACGCTCGTTGGGGTGCAAAAGCCAAAACCGAAGAGTTAGAAAACCGCTACCCCGATTTACTATACCCGATTCTTCAGCAAGGAGTACAAACACTGAATGTGTTGGAAACCCTATCCAGCAGTGTTAGTCCCCAGATCTCAATTCATACTTCCCGGAATCGAAGCCGTTCTTCTGGCAATAGCATCAATGTTACCCTTGATTTTGCTGCTATCCTTAAAGCCTCTCAAGCTATTTCCGGCACCATTCAACTGGATGAACTACTGCACAAATTAACACAGATAATTTTGCAATATTCTGGCGGCGATCGCTGCGCCTTAATTCTACCGAATAGTCGGGGAGAATGGTTCTTAAGAGCGATTGCTGTTGCAGAAAATACGGAAATTTTTTCTGAAGCTTTAGAGGGGAATGCCAATTTACCTGTCAAGTTAATCCAATATGTCAAAAACACCCAAGAAATTGTGGTGATTGATGAACTCAAAACCGACTTACCCGTAATTGATGAGTATTTACGTCAACGACAGCCAAAAAGTTTGCTGTGCTTGCCAATTCTCAATCAAGGACAAGTAATTGGAATTTTGTATTTGAAGAATCATGTCACCAGTGGGGTGTTTACTAGCGATCGCATCCTCATTTTGAGTTTCCTTTGTACCCAAGCGGCTATTTCGCTGCAAAATGCTCAACTCTATCAACAATCTCAGATTGCCCTGCAAGAACTGCAAAAGTCGCAACAATTGCTCAGAAATATTATCGACACCGTTCCCCAGGTCGTTTTTTGGAAAGACCGAAACTCAACTTATTTGGGGTGTAATCAAAAATTCGCCATCATGGCAGGACTCCCATCACCAGAGGCGATCGTTGGCAAAAACGACTATGATTTACCCTGGAGCAAGGCGGAGTCTGACTCCTATCGTGAATACGATCGCCAAATTATGGAGTCTAAACAGCCACAATTACATATTCTGGAAACGCTACAACAAACCGATGGTACAACTCTCTGGGTAGATACCAGTAAAATTCCTCTATGTGACGAAGCAGGAGAAGTCTACGGAATTTTAGGCAGTTTTGAGGATATTAGCGATCGCAAACGGGCTGAAGAAACAATTTTGCAAAAGTCTCAGGAACTCGAAAAAGCCCTAGTAGAGTTGCAAAATGCCCAACTGCAAATGGTGCAAAGTGAAAAGATGTCTGCATTGGGTAACTTAGTTGCTGGGATAGCTCATGAAATGAACAATCCCCTCGGCTTTATTGCAGCTAGCCTCAAACAAACTAAACCTACCTTAGCCGATCTCACCGAACACCTGAAATTATACCAACAAGCTCTACCAAATCCAGGGGATGAAATTCTCGATCATGCTGAAGACATTGACTTAGACTATAGCTTAGAAGACCTGCCAAAAATGCTCGATGCAATGGTCATGGCTGCTGACCGATTAAAAAATATCAGCACCAGCTTAAGAACTTTCTCCCGTGCCGATAAAGATCATAAAGTGCCATTTAACATCAATGAAGGCATTGATAGTACAATTTTAATTCTCAAACATCGCCTGAAAGCAAATGAGAAACGTCCAGAAATTACAGTCCTAACTGAGTACGATAAATTACAACCAATCGAGTGTTTTCCTGGGCAACTAAATCAGGTATTTATGAATATTCTGGCGAATGCTATTGATGCTTTAGATGAGTCAAGTATCGGACGCAGCTTTGAGGATATGAAGCTAAATCCTCACAAAATTATTGTGAAAACATCAGTTGATGAGTGTAATTTAAAAATATCAATTGCTGATAATGGTAACGGTATAAGCGAAGAGGTAAAAGCCCGCATATTTGACCATTTATTTACTACGAAAGGGGTGGGGAAAGGTACGGGATTAGGATTAGCGATCGCTCGGCAAATTGTCGAAGAAATTCATGGGGGAAAAATTGCAGTTAATTCTGTTTTAGGAGAAGGCACAGAATTTATAATTCATATTCCCTACTCATAG
- a CDS encoding regulatory protein, producing MAREPSKGPLIQKRVKRLLAALLCFAAGEFAEDNFNIEYDWKEEDSANPKLTIKTTLVTLELLTQKDKDPGKLTKTQIREALNLLKDFAKILEDNRIQTQGSDEWHFTLKLWSTDKEKNLKQFDEEWENKRPKKSKELEANYTQDEGVADVPQSKLAIFQAPPLPAHFVERPEYSDDLKTRLLTEDNRTLVITAIHGLGSVGKSTLAAALAVDAEIQTRFCDGILWATLGQQPDVLSLVSGWVQALGDYSFKPTSVEATTNHLRTLLYNKAVLLVVDDAWNTQDAQAFNVGGVRCQVLVTTREGAIADALAASTYSLDIMKPNQAMELLTKKLRREITGAERQLAENLAKGVGYLPLALELAAAEVACGTTWDELLSDIQQEVARLRSFDRPEAEEITDEASLKRLSLTASLNLSVKRMPQEKQQHFAWLGVLPEDVNINKMIAATLWAMDERDAAKTLQYLRNKALLLTGVPLADGTPTYRLHDLFHDLACNLLTATPQPKRIGDLPGLGLNLADAHAALWEKYRQKTQNNLWHTLPNDGYIHQRLVWHLEKAGRVEEIHSLLHEESATGNNGWFEVREKLGQTGGYITDISRAWELAEAIWDESSLPQVVGWQCRYALITASVNSLATKLPVKLLMALVKNNMWTPEQGLAYAVQNPEAKEKVTAIAELVNYLPPNLEKLALSEALTAARSIQDEYYRADALSALAANLPPELLAEALTAARSIQDEYYRACALSALAANLPEVLPEALTATRSIQDEYYRADALSVLAANLPPELLAEALTAARLVQDEYYRASALSALAANLPPELLAEALTAARSIQDEYYRACALSALAANLPPELLAEALTAARSIQDEYYRASALSALAANLPEVSPEALTTARLIQDEYNRADALSALAEKLPEVLPEALTAARLIQDEYNRADALSTLAAKLPEVLPEALTAARLIQDEYNRADTLRALAANLPPELLAEALTAARSIKSNKYRADALSALAAKLPEVLPEALIAARSIKSNKCRADALRALAANLPPELLAEALTAARSIQDEYYRASALSALAANLPPELLAEALTAARSIQDEYYRASALSALAANLPEVLPEALITARSIKSNKCRADALRALAANLPPELLAEALTAARSIKSNKYRASALRALAANLPPELLAEALTAARSIKSNKYRADALRALAANLPEVLPEALTAARSIQDEYYRANTLRALAANLPEVLPEALTAARSIQDEYYRANTLRALAANLPEVLPEALTAARSIKSNKYRADALRALAEKLPEVLPEALTAARSIQDEYYRVDALSALAANLPPELLAEALTAARSIQNEYYRADALSALAANLPEVVPEALIAARLIEPNKYRADALRALAANLPPELLAEALTAARLIKSNKYRADALSALAVGLSQMSSATLFPLWQDTLHQLSLRTRPNLLQSIKALFPVIFALGGEVAMAEVAHAIADVGRWWK from the coding sequence ATGGCGCGAGAACCTAGTAAAGGCCCTCTAATTCAAAAGCGAGTTAAGCGTCTGTTGGCGGCGTTGCTTTGTTTCGCGGCTGGGGAATTTGCGGAAGATAACTTTAATATTGAGTACGACTGGAAAGAAGAAGACAGTGCTAATCCCAAGCTGACTATTAAAACAACTCTGGTGACTTTGGAGTTGTTGACGCAAAAAGACAAAGATCCAGGTAAGTTAACTAAAACGCAAATACGAGAAGCGCTGAACTTGCTCAAGGATTTTGCCAAAATTCTCGAAGATAACCGGATTCAAACCCAAGGTTCTGATGAGTGGCACTTTACTTTAAAGCTATGGTCAACGGATAAAGAAAAGAACCTGAAACAGTTTGATGAAGAATGGGAAAACAAAAGACCAAAGAAATCTAAAGAACTAGAAGCTAATTACACTCAAGATGAGGGTGTTGCTGATGTACCCCAAAGTAAACTGGCGATATTTCAAGCGCCACCTTTACCCGCACACTTTGTAGAACGCCCAGAATACAGCGATGATTTAAAAACTCGCCTCCTCACAGAAGATAATCGCACTTTGGTAATTACGGCGATTCACGGCTTGGGTTCGGTGGGAAAATCGACTTTAGCCGCAGCTTTAGCAGTAGATGCAGAGATACAAACGCGGTTTTGTGATGGTATTTTGTGGGCAACATTAGGTCAACAACCAGATGTGCTTTCTCTTGTTAGTGGCTGGGTGCAAGCACTAGGAGACTATAGCTTTAAACCTACCAGTGTAGAAGCAACTACCAACCATCTGCGGACGTTGCTTTATAACAAAGCCGTGTTGCTGGTGGTGGATGATGCTTGGAATACGCAAGATGCACAAGCGTTTAATGTGGGTGGGGTGCGGTGTCAGGTTTTAGTAACAACTCGTGAAGGGGCAATTGCCGATGCCTTAGCAGCCAGCACCTACAGCCTGGATATCATGAAACCAAATCAGGCAATGGAATTGTTGACGAAGAAATTAAGACGGGAAATTACAGGTGCAGAACGTCAGTTAGCAGAAAATTTAGCCAAAGGCGTTGGTTATCTCCCCCTAGCCTTGGAACTCGCAGCCGCCGAAGTTGCCTGTGGTACGACTTGGGATGAACTATTGAGCGATATTCAGCAAGAAGTAGCCAGATTAAGAAGTTTTGACCGACCGGAAGCTGAAGAAATTACCGATGAGGCGAGTTTAAAACGCCTGAGTTTAACGGCATCATTAAACTTGAGTGTCAAGCGAATGCCTCAAGAAAAGCAGCAGCATTTTGCTTGGTTGGGGGTGTTGCCGGAGGATGTCAACATTAATAAGATGATAGCGGCGACGCTGTGGGCAATGGATGAGCGTGATGCTGCTAAAACTTTGCAATATTTACGGAATAAGGCATTGCTATTAACAGGAGTACCGCTTGCTGATGGTACGCCTACCTATCGATTACATGACTTATTCCACGATTTAGCCTGTAATTTGTTAACTGCTACGCCACAGCCAAAGCGGATAGGAGATTTGCCAGGGTTAGGTTTAAATCTTGCTGATGCTCACGCTGCTTTGTGGGAGAAGTATCGGCAGAAAACCCAAAATAATTTATGGCATACCTTGCCGAATGATGGTTATATTCATCAGCGTTTAGTTTGGCATTTGGAGAAGGCCGGACGGGTTGAGGAGATTCACTCTTTATTGCACGAAGAGTCGGCAACTGGCAATAATGGCTGGTTTGAAGTGCGGGAAAAGTTGGGACAAACTGGGGGTTATATCACGGATATTTCTCGTGCTTGGGAATTAGCAGAGGCGATTTGGGATGAATCAAGCTTGCCGCAAGTGGTGGGTTGGCAGTGTCGCTATGCTTTAATTACGGCTTCTGTTAATAGTTTGGCAACTAAGTTACCAGTAAAACTGCTGATGGCGCTGGTCAAAAACAATATGTGGACTCCTGAACAAGGACTAGCTTATGCTGTGCAAAACCCAGAAGCAAAGGAGAAAGTAACAGCCATAGCAGAGTTAGTTAACTATTTACCGCCAAATTTAGAGAAACTAGCACTTTCAGAAGCACTCACCGCCGCACGCTCGATTCAGGATGAGTATTATCGCGCCGATGCCTTGAGTGCCTTAGCTGCGAATCTGCCACCAGAGTTGTTAGCAGAAGCACTCACCGCCGCACGCTCGATTCAGGATGAGTATTATCGCGCCTGTGCCTTGAGTGCCTTAGCTGCGAATCTACCGGAGGTATTACCAGAAGCACTCACCGCCACCCGCTCGATTCAGGATGAGTATTATCGCGCCGATGCCTTGAGTGTCTTAGCTGCGAATCTGCCACCAGAGTTGTTAGCAGAAGCACTCACCGCCGCACGCTTGGTTCAGGATGAGTATTATCGTGCCTCTGCCTTGAGTGCCTTAGCTGCGAATCTGCCACCAGAGTTGTTAGCAGAAGCACTCACCGCCGCACGCTCGATTCAGGATGAGTATTATCGCGCCTGTGCCTTGAGTGCCTTAGCTGCGAATCTGCCACCAGAGTTGTTAGCAGAAGCACTCACCGCCGCACGCTCGATTCAGGATGAGTATTATCGTGCCTCTGCCTTGAGTGCCTTAGCTGCGAATCTGCCGGAGGTATCACCAGAAGCACTCACCACCGCACGCTTGATTCAGGATGAGTATAATCGCGCCGATGCCTTGAGTGCCTTAGCAGAGAAACTGCCGGAGGTATTACCAGAAGCACTCACCGCCGCACGCTTGATTCAGGATGAGTATAATCGCGCCGATGCCTTGAGTACCTTAGCTGCGAAACTGCCGGAGGTATTACCAGAAGCACTCACCGCCGCACGCTTGATTCAGGATGAGTATAATCGCGCCGATACCTTGCGTGCCTTAGCTGCGAATCTGCCACCAGAGTTGTTAGCAGAAGCACTCACCGCCGCACGCTCGATTAAGTCTAACAAGTATCGCGCCGATGCCTTGAGTGCCTTAGCTGCGAAACTGCCAGAGGTATTACCAGAAGCACTCATTGCCGCACGCTCGATTAAGTCTAACAAGTGTCGCGCCGATGCCTTGAGAGCCTTAGCTGCGAATCTGCCACCAGAGTTGTTAGCAGAAGCACTCACCGCCGCACGCTCGATTCAGGATGAGTATTATCGTGCCTCTGCCTTGAGTGCCTTAGCTGCGAATCTGCCACCAGAGTTGTTAGCAGAAGCACTCACCGCCGCACGCTCGATTCAGGATGAGTATTATCGTGCCTCTGCCTTGAGTGCCTTAGCTGCGAATCTGCCAGAGGTATTACCAGAAGCACTCATTACCGCACGCTCGATTAAGTCTAACAAGTGTCGCGCCGATGCCTTGAGAGCCTTAGCTGCGAATCTGCCACCAGAGTTGTTAGCAGAAGCACTCACCGCCGCACGCTCGATTAAGTCTAACAAGTATCGCGCCTCTGCCTTGAGAGCCTTAGCTGCGAATCTGCCACCAGAGTTGTTAGCAGAAGCGCTCACCGCCGCACGCTCGATTAAGTCTAACAAGTATCGCGCCGATGCCTTGCGTGCCTTAGCTGCGAATCTGCCGGAGGTATTACCAGAAGCACTCACCGCCGCACGCTCGATTCAGGATGAGTATTATCGCGCCAATACCTTGAGAGCCTTAGCTGCGAATCTGCCGGAGGTATTACCAGAAGCACTCACCGCCGCACGCTCGATTCAGGATGAGTATTATCGCGCCAATACCTTGAGAGCCTTAGCTGCGAATCTGCCGGAGGTATTACCAGAAGCACTCACCGCCGCACGCTCGATTAAGTCTAACAAGTATCGCGCCGATGCCTTGCGTGCCTTAGCAGAGAAACTGCCGGAGGTATTACCAGAAGCACTCACCGCCGCACGCTCGATTCAGGATGAGTATTATCGTGTCGATGCCTTGAGTGCCTTAGCTGCGAATCTGCCACCAGAGTTGTTAGCAGAAGCACTCACCGCCGCACGCTCAATTCAGAATGAGTATTATCGTGCCGATGCCTTGAGTGCCTTAGCTGCGAATCTGCCAGAGGTAGTACCAGAAGCACTCATCGCCGCACGCTTGATTGAGCCTAACAAGTATCGCGCCGATGCCTTAAGAGCCTTAGCTGCGAATCTGCCACCAGAGTTGTTAGCAGAAGCACTCACCGCCGCACGCTTGATTAAGTCTAACAAGTATCGCGCCGATGCCTTGAGTGCCTTAGCTGTAGGTCTGTCACAAATGTCATCTGCCACACTTTTTCCTCTTTGGCAAGATACACTTCATCAGCTATCTCTTCGCACTCGCCCTAATTTACTACAATCTATCAAGGCATTGTTTCCAGTTATCTTTGCATTAGGTGGTGAAGTTGCAATGGCAGAAGTTGCCCATGCGATCGCAGATGTAGGACGATGGTGGAAATAA